ATCTGCCTCGGACCCATCGTTCAAGATTCCTATCTTGACAAATGTTTCcgtacgtctctctctctctctctctctctgtgtttgaTTGCCGAGAAAAGTGAAGGGGAAGAAAATATATTGGGGTTGTTGATTTTAGTTTCCAAGTGAtgaaaatttaacatttatttaagattcgtttttattttattttattttaaatttgttctTACTCTTTGCGTTTCCCCGGCAACCAAATGTAGCATaaactttgttcaaaaaaaaaatggagcatAAATTTCCTCTATCATCAGTGTAATAAGTTAAAAGactgtttttttttgttcaacttCATGAGTTGGGTTGTTCAACTTCGGAAATACATTACCATTAGACAATTCAATGACCAGTTGGCTGTGTTTGGTTTCTTTCCAATTAGAAACCTTTAAAACTATGAAAATCATAAAACTTACAATCTATAAAGATCATGAAATCGCATTCTATTCTACTACATAGCTTTTGGGAATGAGTGTATTATCTGACTGTTGTTTCTTATACACAATGACTTTCACAGTTTCGTGAATCAAACTCTGCAGATTATTTCATGCAATTCTTTCATACTGGGAAAAATGAAACTTAAGCAGATAATTAaacttatataaaaatttaaataatgtataaactaattttatttaaataattaaaagcaGAAAATAAACGCTTGGGAACCTAGGGTAGACTGGATAATATTATTCTTGGCATAATTTTAACTGTTCGCCAATTATTGTTTCTAAGCAAAAGTTATTGTTAGGATTCCAATAAAATGAAAGCTTTCTACCTACTTACTAATTATAATAAGGATAATTGGGAAGATTCGACTGTGTGCATtctgtggtggtggtggtgttggAGAAAATCTCACTTGACTAAAGAAACATAAGCATAGGATTGTAAATGAACTGAGTTGTTCATGAACATCTCAAGGTTGGCTCGTATAAGCTTTGCCTGAACTCAATCCGTTTAATAACAAGTCGGGCTCAATCAATAATTATTGCTCATGTATAAAACGAGCCAAACTCAGATAAATTCGGTTCAACTTGGTTTAAGCTCGTGAACAATGCTTGTATACACTTGACTTGACTCATTAAgcttgtacacacacacacacatgttggtatgaatatattaacatatataacatattatatatacatacatactaacatgtgtgtgtgtgtgtgtataactAAAATATGCATACGCTAACATAATAACATATGTACATAttcatatacatacatatatgtagGCTAGTATGTATTCAATAACATAATACTACAATATTAACGTATGcatatacaaaattaaaatgtgCTAGTGTATATATACTAACATGTATATATGTAGTAATTTATATAAGTCGACTTCAAACTTGGTTGATTTCTATTGAGCCAAATTCGAACATGTTTCTAAAGCTTGATACAAGCTTGAGCCTAGTTCGagcttacatatatattttttgagcCGAGTTCAAAAAACCAATACTCGGCTCAATTTGGCGCATTATAGTTTTATAAGCATTTGGGAACTTAGGTCAAGGTAGATACGAACTTCATTGTGGTATTGTGACTGTTTACAATTAATCCCCCTTTATCCGGGGTAAAGGCAAGAGGGTTCTTTAAGTGTTATGATGAAGCCCAAGGCTCTTGTGCGGGTGCCAGTTTGTGGGTGTCTTGTTGTAGTTCTGTTGGGATTTGAGGGTCTCTTTGTAGTTCCTTGCTTTTGGGTTTTTGCGGGTGTCCTTGGCtgggttatttttgttttgctttgtgccttacgctttttatgaTATTTGTTGATTACCTATCTAAAACAATTAATCCCCCTTTAGCATAAATTAATATTAGAAGTTAAAAGGTACTCTGAATATCTTTCTagccatttatatatatgttttatttattatgttgCCTATTGCTCAAGAAGTTATAATGCTTGATATAGATCTACTCTCCAATTGAGAGGGGAGTGAACATGCtgcagttcttcttcttcttcttctttttcttgtaagcATGGCATTGCTACAGTAAATCATATGTAGTTATTTATTAAGCGTAGTATTCCCATTCTTGTGTTTTCAGATAAGTTTTGTTACAGTTGCATTGTACAATGGACGAAAGTGGTTGCTGGCAAGCACTCTCGCCCACCTTCTTCTGTAAAATGTCCTCTCTGCAAGGTTCAGTATAGTCTTTTATCCACTGTATCccagtcctttttttttttggacatagCATCCTGGGATTAACTATGATTAAAATCTTTTCATTCAAGGAAAGAAATATTCAATCAAATGTTACAAAAAGTTATAGACGTGCTCGTCTGGCTGAAAACATTCAAAGGGTGGTTCAGAGCGTGGGGAAAGACTGTTATCATAACTGACTAGACATTTTGTCTAATTTGCAGACTGAAAATTTATCTATAGTACATGGATATGATGGAAGTTCTTTTCAACAGCATTACATTAATCAGGATTTTGGATATAGGTATCTTCCtggcaatttcttttcttttgagtttCCCCTTCCACTATGTTATGAGAAGTCTTTATTTATgttactttatgtaatggtgcTGCAGTTTTATCTTGACAAGAGCACACAAGTATAGATTACAGTGCTACTACACTGAACCAGGTCTTATTTGGTTGGCTATctgtttttttactttattttctgaCAGCACCACAGTTACCTGTATATATGTTTTTCAGTTAGCTGTCTGTTCAATCAGGTATCGTAAATGACATATTCAATGTATCACGGTATTGGAAGTCTCATAAGTATCTTCAGCCCAACCACTGGCTCCAAAGTTGGTTGAGAAGGGAAATTCAAGCTCTGATGCAGGTACATGTATTAACcagtttaatttttcctatatgtACATAGTAAATGTGATGGGAACCTGAATGAGAGAaggatagaaaaagaaaaaccgtAACACAAACTGATGTAGATCAAGTTGCATTTAATTTTATGATGAAAATGGGATAAGACAGAGGTGTCCGAACGAGTCTTCTGGGTGAGTTTCTGATGTGACTCCAGGGAGTCTTGGTCAAAGTGGCATTCGGTAAGCAGAACGATGTGTCTAGAACTGAGACCAAATGAGGAATCGAGGTATTCAGTCGGTGCCATGGTCACTCCTCGTCCGAACGAGTAGTAAGCCTGAAACGTTCGGTTGGAAGGCTGGTGGAGCTCGTCCAACTGAGAATATTCGTAGCAATTTCATTGCGATTCTCATCTGAACGAGTTACTAGTCTTGTCCAAACGAGATCGCAACTAAATGTTTTAATTACGTGTTTTAGTAGGTTTACGACTGTGTTTTCTATATAAACCTAATAAGGACAGCCTTGGCCGCagtttatgtttgttttttctcagttttcgttaaaaaatattcaaatgtTGAGTTTTCTTCTATCTTATCTCAATTCCTggatttaatttttggtttttggaagaGTTGTGAATTGTGTGTTGTTTGGTTTTTGTGACTCACTACACCTACCCTGCATCAATTCCTCCTCGGGTTGGAGACAATTTGCCATCGAATTTGCATCGTCATTAGATGAATGAAGTCGATAAACTTCCCGGAAATACAATTGAGCCATATTGACAGCATCAGAAGTCTTCTTGCAAGCAATAAAGTGAGTCATCTTAGAAAACCGATCAACCACAACAAAGATAGTCATTACCTCTTTGTGTCCTCGATAACCCCAGTACAAAGTCCATTCTCACGTTAGTCCATGGTTAATTTGGAATTGGAAGTGACATGTACAAAGCACCATTAGTAGTTGACCCTTTGACACTTGACAAATCCGACAACCCTTACATTTTATGGCTTAAACAGAGTTcttttccttgtattgttttcaaGCGGTTGCAAATGTTGGtgaaatttctgatttttttgcttatttgttttattttgccaATTTGAATTCATTGGCTGATTTCAGCCATTATGAATTCAAATTTGTCACTATATACCAAAGGTCCTTGTTTGAACTGATGGTTAATGAGTCATGTGAATGTGTTTTCATTGAATCTTCAGCCAGAAATTTCTATAATGCAACTACATCTTACGAAGTTGTAACGATATCTAATTACCTGTTTTATAATGAAACTACATATCATTGTCTCTTGTTGACAAACTGttacctttttctctttttttttttcttctttttttgacatgtccacacactTGGTGTAGGAAGAAGATGTTGGTATTATTGTGCACCACATACTTGGTGTAATTGATTCGTCCTTGACAAGGTAATATTTATTGCCATTTGCATcttaaattgtttgaaaaatgAGTTGATCATGTAAAGCAATCACTTAATGCTCACTATTTATTCCTTGTTCTCTTTTACCAGAAAGGATTTAACCTAAAAGAATCATTATATTGGATGGTAATGACATTCCAATGATTTTCACTCTACCTGAATTTACACCCCGAGCACCGCATTTTTCAGGAATGACCAAAAACATCATGTAAAAGTGCCTGAAACAAAACAAGAAGAGGTCATCAAGGCTTTAGTCTCCAATGCTGCAAGGCCTTTTCTGGGAGCAAGAACAGACAGATTTGTAAATGAGTTGGAACTATTTCTTGCTTCAGGCTTGAACATTGAAGCCTATGATGCAGTTTACATGCAGCGGTTAGGCTGGAGTTCTTCTGGAGTCAGCAGTGAGGCTTCTAAAGAAGCACTTAATGAACGGACGACTGTAATTCCATACTTGTATATCTTTGATGAGGACTCTGATGGACCAAATTAGATGAAGTACATAAAAACTTTGTATCTCATTCATAAATATATTTCTGTACCAGTTTTCTTAACAACTGTGTTTTGTTCCCAAATTTGTGGACTAGTAAAGAGCCCTAGCAAGATATAAAAGCCTGAAGTTTACCCATTTTCCGGTGCCTCCTGCAAGTTTATTCATGTCTGACTGACTCAATGGATGGCTGAAGCGACATAACATCCTGGTCTTGTTTGCAATTCTATGTCAGTACATTAAGCCGCCTTCATGTTCATGATTGCACCATTGAGTTTATAATCAAATGAAAGAAACTGAGACCTGTGTGCTATATTCTccaaatttttcctaaatatcaCGAGTTAAATCCCAATTTAGTTTGGGGGGGGGACTAAAAAATTAGGTTTGgggtgattaaaaaaaaaaaattgaaggataaaaaagttaattttaaacaataaacaagagaaatttttaaatttttttaggacTTTGGGGTCCCAactttttttgttcctttcaaatatatacacacacgtgAGGGCCCCTTATCCTATCTAGATGCCAGATGGTACGTCCCTGTAGTAATGTTACTATAGCGTCTTCGCCTTTTTACAAGTCACCACTTCTCTGTTTAGAAGTTAGAACATAGAGATAGCTTCAGTCAGAGAGCTCAGTAACGGACATGGCAAGAGACTCAGATTATGGAGCTTTCATGGAGAAGTTCCTGCTCCAACCAAGCTCTTCAGCACATAAGCTTCCCTTGAATCCCCTCACCTTTGCCGTCAAAGACATGTGAGTCCTAACTTCAGTTCCATTTCGTTGGCTTTCCTTATATTATACTGTCACTCTTTTTTTAATACCCGATGGTGGGTACATGAAATTTCAAGGAATCGTTCTTGTTTTTATCTGATTTTGTACTGAAGCATGAGTTCAATTATAGGTTTTGCTTATTCTCTTttcaagtgtgtgtgtgtgcaaaatCATATATGACGTTAAGCTGATCAGAGTAGTGGTCCTGGTTCCCTGACTCCATAATTTATTTCCCATTTCAGATAAATATTCCATTTTCTGGTCTTACTTGTTGAGAGATGTCTAAGCACGCAAGTGAGGGGAGGgttattatatcaattaaagcttttggaataaggagagatttttttttttttaacacgtCAATTCTCAAGTTGTGTACATGAAAATTTATCTTGTTTTCATGTTCCTTTGAACTCATTGATCAATTTAGCTATTGGGTATAGTCCATGCTCTTGAAGTTTAAATCTGTGTGTCtacttgtgtgtgtttgtgtctGTGCAAATTCATATATTAGTTTCAGGTACTGGGGCTTATCTGTACTATTTAAGTGCGCTTCCAAGCTTATGCAtcaatttcagttttttttttttttttttttttttttttttttttttttttttttgtgattatctATATTCTTTTGCAGTATGTGCAAGCTTGTGTATTTATATCAaggattggattttttttatctgttgttttgcagattttgcatgtatgtgtatgtgtgtctATTAGCTTTCTCTTTAAGTTTCAATTTGGAAACAGATTTGATGTGGATGGACACGTGACTGGATTTGGAAATCCTGACTGGTTGAGGACTCATCCGGCTGCCACATCAACAGCCCCGTCCGTTTCGGCTGTCTTAAGTCAAGGTGCCACATGTGTTGGTAAAACTGTCATGGATGAAATGGCATACAGGTTAGTATTGAGAAAACAATAACTTGAATATCcttccaatttttgttctttttttttttttttcttttttctgggtAAAGCAGTAATTAGAAATGAGTTtgtattttagaaaattatcAGAATTTTGGGAAACGGTAATGATTCAATCATGGTTATGATTGTATCTCTATGTATGAAGTATTCTAGTCTAAAGAATTGTTTTTGCGCTTTAAAATGATTTGGAGCATGATGCTGAACTGATATATTTCTGTGCCGTTCCCCATTGCTTCCTAAATAGTTGAGGACTCTCAGTTATTCATCTTGCTAAAGTAGGTCCTTGAATGGTCACATCATTGTTACTCGGCATATAATTGATTGACCACTTTTGGCAGTATTAATGGAGAAAACATACATTATGGCACACCTAGAAATCCGTGTGTGCCTGATCGGGTACCTGGAGGATCTTCCAGTGGATCTGCTGTTGCAGTAGGCGCAAAGCTTGTAGATTTTGCCTTAGGTAATTTTCTTTCATGAacaatttttatgtttctttgcTCGTCCTTAATAGATTGAACCAAAAACTTCTTGCTATCATAGGAACTGACACTGGAGGAAGTGTAAGAGTACCCGCATCATAttgtggaattcttggattTCGGCCTTCACATAATGCCATTTCTACTGCTGGAGTTATTCCTATGGCCCAAAGTTTTGATACCGTGGGTAAGAAACCAACTATTTTATGGCTTGATTTCAGATGTTTATCTTACATTGAAATTTAGCTAGGAAAAACTCAACTCTGCACCTGAAAAGTATGGCCGAATGGTGATTATACATTGTTGAGATTGACGCACTGGTTTGGACAATAATGCAGCAAAAAACCTGTATTATTCCAGTTTTCCTCATCCTAACATCTCATGCCcaaaattttcttctatttcttgTGAATTATCCATGTGCCAGTTATCTGTGTCTGCTTTATGGTATGTGTCTTTGTGTGTCTGTTTGTGTGTCTATGTGTGTTCATAATAACCTATGGTACGTTTGAGTAATAGAGTTTAAGCATTCAGAAGCATTTTGTCTAGAAGCTTTCTGTTGTACTCAAAGTCTCAAATGACAAACTCCTCATCAATTTTTCTATGTATAATAGACCGGCCAATTGCTGCTATTTTGTTTAGTAGTGTGGTATAGTAATGTCTTCTGTATGTCGGTCCTCCTAATGTtgtagaatttatttatttattttttcttttggcatctcaatcttttgaaaaaaactTCTCTTCCAGGATGGTTTGCTAGGGACCCTGTGATTTTGAACAGAGTTGGACGAGCACTATTGCATTTACCTGATGTTGGTCCTGTCAGTCCCACTCGGATAATTATTGCAGAAGATTGTTTCCAGCTTTCAACCATTCCAACCGATCGAATTACTCAACCTCTTGTTAAATCAGTGGAGAAGTTATTTGGCGGTAAATGCATTATTTGTATGAATCTGTGATGTGTCTAGTTTTGTATGTGGGTGAATTCATACACCATATAAATTTACAATAACTCCATGGTATGTAATTAGATCAATATGTTTCTCATGAGTGATATGTCACTTCATGTTTTCACTAATAATGCAGGTCATCTTGTAAAGCATGCAGTCCTTGGGGACTATGTCAAGGACAAAGTTCCAAGTTTGAAACCATTTATGAGTAAAGGGAATGCAGATCAAGATTATAATATACCATCTTTAGCAGCTCTTTCAAGTGCCATGCGGTTGCTTCAAAGGTTCAGATTGCACTCTCTCAATTGATTCAATCGACTTGAATGATAACTGTAATATTGGTCTGGCTCTTGCCAGATGAAGATACTTTTCTTATATAAAAATTGGTTCCTGAActtattaacctttaaaatcataGGTATGAATTCAAGATTAACCATGGTGAATGGGTCAGTACTGTCAAACCTGATCTGGGTCCTGGGATAGCAGAACGGGTGCGGGAAGCCCTTATGACAACAGATGACAGCATGGATATCTGTCACTCTGTGAAGACTGAATTACGCGCTGCTCTTATTGCTCTTCTTGGGGTACTCTCTATCTCTACCTCTGAATGTATCAGAAACCTAAGATTCTGCTTTAAGGAGATTCCATAATCCATAATTAAAAGAACTAGTGtacatttttcctttaaataaGTTAAGAGCTTAATATGTGATAATGGATGTGTTTTATGAGATTATATGCATGTGCCTCTTAATACAACACACCATTATCTCTCATAAACGGAGACATCCCTTTAATCAAGGCAACAGAGATGCTAAAAAGTCAAAGATGCAATCTATGCATTAAAAATGTAATGCCACAATTAAGTTTTGTCCTTTCTATACATTTACACACATCTGACTCCAATTTGCTTTCATTCAGATTTCAGAACTAGGAGTATCGTAATGTGATTCTAGTTATTCCATATCTAGGAGGttcaaatattcatttatttgataaacaaaacctagaaataaataaattgtgatTCTATGCTATTGACGAAAATCAAGCTAGTATACTTAGCCTATTTCCTGGAGATGCCATCCGAAAGTAAAAGCAGAATGTTTCTTTTCCTATATTGTTTTGCTACGAAAACATTATTAATGGTTGTTTTCCCCTAAATTTTTCAAGAGTGGTGAGGTTAGTGAGAGTGGCATTACCGGTAATGACTCCATCTTTGCATTTCAAAATTGAGCAACTTATAGCAGCAAAAATAGTGATGCCATCTTTCATTTATGAATTCACCTTTTCCACTAGCCTAAGTAACACCTGGGAATGATGATCATTCAGGATTTTGGTGTCTTAGCAATTCCTACAGTTCCAGGGCCTCCACCAAAATTACAAACAGAAGCAACTTCATTGGAAACTTTCCGTGCCCGAGCTTTTAGCTTGCTATCGATTGCTGGAGTATCTGGATTCTGCCAGGTTCTGTGtgtgtatttgtttgtttgttttgaggCACGAGAATCTTGCTTTTTCCTTGCTTGTTTATGTTAAGACTTTGTTTATATCTGCAGGTAAGCATACCACTGGGTTTGTGTGATAATCTTCCTGTGGCAATTTCCCTGTTGGCAAAACATGGCTCAGATGGGTTCCTGTTAAATCTTGTCGAGACTCTTTATGACACTCTTAAAGAAGAGATTTTCATTGCTGAGAGAAGGAGTTACTGAACTCTGTCTCATCCAAAATTTTATAGTAAGTCCTGTATCCTATTTAAAAGATATAAAATTGGAAAAGGTTCTTGCTTGCAATTTTGTGCCACATGAGCTATTTCTTCTTGAAACATTTAATTCTCGAAGTGACTCTGAAATGTAACAAATAACTAATTGACTATCAATTTATTGCATAATAAAATGCAGAGCCATTTCCTGCTGAATGGATTAACTTCAGAGGCCAAGACTTGCACCAGTTCTACCTTAAGTTTGAGATGATCAAAGAATGTTGTGTGCGGACATTAGAGATCTTTTTGTGGTAACAGATACAATTGCAGATTTGAGATTTGAAACAGTAACTTATCCAGGTCTATTGATTAGTGTTGGCCGGTGATGATATCATGA
Above is a genomic segment from Alnus glutinosa chromosome 12, dhAlnGlut1.1, whole genome shotgun sequence containing:
- the LOC133852094 gene encoding uncharacterized protein LOC133852094, encoding MNEESNNSTSSSAGDSNPCPICLGPIVQDSYLDKCFHKFCYSCIVQWTKVVAGKHSRPPSSVKCPLCKTENLSIVHGYDGSSFQQHYINQDFGYSFILTRAHKYRLQCYYTEPGIVNDIFNVSRYWKSHKYLQPNHWLQSWLRREIQALMQEEDVGIIVHHILGVIDSSLTRNDQKHHVKVPETKQEEVIKALVSNAARPFLGARTDRFVNELELFLASGLNIEAYDAVYMQRLGWSSSGVSSEASKEALNERTTVIPYLYIFDEDSDGPN
- the LOC133883029 gene encoding amidase 1, whose translation is MARDSDYGAFMEKFLLQPSSSAHKLPLNPLTFAVKDIFDVDGHVTGFGNPDWLRTHPAATSTAPSVSAVLSQGATCVGKTVMDEMAYSINGENIHYGTPRNPCVPDRVPGGSSSGSAVAVGAKLVDFALGTDTGGSVRVPASYCGILGFRPSHNAISTAGVIPMAQSFDTVGWFARDPVILNRVGRALLHLPDVGPVSPTRIIIAEDCFQLSTIPTDRITQPLVKSVEKLFGGHLVKHAVLGDYVKDKVPSLKPFMSKGNADQDYNIPSLAALSSAMRLLQRYEFKINHGEWVSTVKPDLGPGIAERVREALMTTDDSMDICHSVKTELRAALIALLGDFGVLAIPTVPGPPPKLQTEATSLETFRARAFSLLSIAGVSGFCQVSIPLGLCDNLPVAISLLAKHGSDGFLLNLVETLYDTLKEEIFIAERRSY